GGGTAGGATTCTGCAAGGGCAGCTTGATAAATGGGAGTGGAGACTTTAATATTCTTATATCCAAGGTCAGCATTATAAATTGCAGTTTGAATGTGTTCCATAGCAGGGTAGAGAAATTGTGCATATGGACCGTTAGGCTCTATTTCATTGCCAACTGCAATGTATTTGAATTTGACATCTCCATAGTTTTGCACATTGTTTCGGATCCATTTATTTGCATAGTCTTGGCTTGAAGCAATGCTTTGAAGCTCTTCATTAGGGACACCAAGCATGAGCTCAATATTGGTGGCTCTAAGGGCTTGGAAAGCATCATAGTTTTGGCCATAGAGTCGCATCCTTCCGATGTTATTTTGTTTGTACATATTTATAACTTCTCCTGGGGATGGTAAGTTGTCTCCAAGCATTCCATAGCAAATACCTGTCGTGGCAACTGATTAAGCTagcaaaacatgtcaaattttatatcCTGACCATATTTCCGTAATATGCTTACAAATTATTTAATGAATCTACAGTTATGAACTTCCAGATTCATATAGTgttgaaatttaagtttatttatataaagaaaatgtgATATACAGGGATGGAATAGTTATTGACAAATGATTGATTTGAGATTGGGCACAAAAGGTGGGTGCGTTGTGCACTATATAGAGAGCATTAGGTTAAAGTTAAACTATGgatttacaaaaatataaatactaaAAAGAGTTATTGTTGTGACGCTAGTTAGGTTTTTACTTTGTCATACATGTAAGGTTAGCGTTTGATCCTATGTTTGGATGTGGAGGGAGATGAGATGAGTGTAAAAGAGAGGGGAAAGGAGATGAtaagaatgaaataaaatttaggaTATTCCCGCCACTTTCCcctctcctattctctccttccttctctctcaatttcaaatattcctgttataaaaaaaaaaaaaaaaaaaaaaaaaaatcaaatatagtaTAAAAGTATCATAATACCCTATATTTTTTATGGGATTAATTTTATCAAACTTATAGTTGCATAGAGatgtaatataatattattgacaTATCGGTCATTATCATGCTAACAAATGTCAAGACcatttactattatttttctctataattttcacaatattcaaaattattgttttatcatgcttttaaaacaaataaaaaacatgattaTAGGATTCgataataaataatttctttcGAAGGTAACATTTGACATACAATAGACAAGTATAGAGAGTACAATAAATACTAAATGATCCAAATTATGCTATGTATtggaatactattttatttttatccactatctttaatttttataatgtaattggataaaattttacaatcaaagagcaaaataataataataataacttaaaacacaaaattaaattgtatcaatctaaattagagttcttaaaaacacaaaaatttatcaacttaagtggagatgcaataaaaattaaaaatccaccaaaacatcgagagagagataacctttttgtgagagaaaactatgcaaagaatggaaaagagtgacaaatttataataagaggGAATggataagaagagacaaataaaagaagatgaagggaaagatgaatagtaatattaaagtagagggtagtggggagataaaaaggtaagggaagaagaaagtgtaaatatttaaaaaataagtgaatgtaaaaaaaattataggaaaattggaaataaaaaagaaatatattttttttaaagtcattaatctatttatatatatattttttgtaaaaaataagaataaataataattatgtggcAAATGATGTGGCAATGAGGTAGCGCAACAGGAGCTCAGCAGTAACAAATGCCACGcttcagtttttagtaatatatagataataattcaaatattctttCATTAAGTTGTTAAAATCCACAAATCACATCAATATGTAAacttattgtaataaaatatggACTGGCGTAGCATTTTCCGCAAGATATATactagggtgtgtttggatactgtatattttgctgaaaactgaaaactgaaaactgaaaacactgtagcaaaataatttttaaatgtgtgaatagtgctgtgtgacccatttttaatgaaagttttgttgaaaaaagagatttgtaggtcccgtgaacagtgcacaggaCCTACTGGAAAAGCAGAATAGTTGTTGAAAcgcacttctcaaaaaaaaaaaaaaacggaagAAAACTGAAAAACGCAAATGCTAGAGCAAATCATCAGTATCCAAACGAGTACTAAATGATTAAGTaatcatgaaaattttcatttgttcaGCTAATTGTTGCCACTTGCCACCACCATGAATTGGCTATTTTGTCTTCTAACTTCCCAGTTGAATCCACAAGGAATAACTAGAATTCAACggaaagaaatgagaaaaatatttttaaaaaattcttattcatgaaattttgacctgaatttttgtttataaattatacgcctatttaaagaaaatgattATATGTTGACTAGCAGACCCTTAAAAGCACCTggaatcaagaaaataaaatcctCGGTactaagggcctgtttggtcaCCTAttttaaactcatatttttatattttaaacaacaatacacaaattttcacccacacgtatttcaaaaattacaaaaaaatctcatctcaaactacaaatatttcatctgaaactactctaccaaacactcCCTAAGATAGcgataattatataaaaattaaaaaactaacaaatgaTAAACATTAAACCCCATATGTTGTCCTATATCACTTAGTAAAATGTCCTATATCACTTAGTAAAATGTCCTAGTTCTACACGATTTTATTGGACTCCCCTCTCCCTTCTTTCTCAACTCAttagtttgagagagagagagagagagagagagagagagagagagagagagagagagagagagagagagagagagagagagagagagagagagagagagagagagccaaaaccaaacaaaacaaatgaagaaaggTCCCccacacacccccccccccacacacacacagctAAATACAACTAATGGGGTAGTTCTTAATTTAAATATGCTCATTTAAGAGAAGTAATTTGGTGATTTCCTTTTATTAGGTGCCCACTCTAAAGACACCTATTGAGTTGAGTGGCGCTTAATTAAATGCTATTATTACATTCCATGCTACTTTTGGTGAGCATGCAACGACGTGAACGTGCTTCAATTCTAAAAATGGCATGACGACCAAGACCGATTTGTGGAGATTGGACTAAGGTTGGTTCAATCAAGCTTAGCTCAAAGGAAGATCTATTGCCTAGAGGGCAACATTCATTGATTTAGGAGCCCTTCAACATTGGtggtttctactttctactCCTATAGTTCCAGGGATAGTACTATATGGTGTCTTAATAATTGTACATCCTCTCACAACAACATAGAACCCACATGTGGGTGCAAGAGGCCAGGCAGTACACTGTGGGTGTGTGACAATATCACAGCTCCTCAACCTTGGGTTAATTAAGACACAAAAGCATTTGATTTGGGCTGTAAAAGACTTTAAAATCATGTAtcaatatgagagagagagagagacctgttgTGCCTAGGGAAGCCATTAGCAGCCCAAGCACCAACATTATTGTGGAGATGTTGGAAGGGCTTTTACCAGCATGACCGGATTTAGCAATTGAGAAAACTATATATGGAAGGAATTGGAAACAAAAAGCTAAGATAGCCAACCATGTCTTATACCATTGTTCAGCTGCCCTTTTATAGAGTGAGAGATATAGATGGATGCTtgtactatatatttttttgagtgaCTATAAGTATATCCACATTCTACATTTTTGTTGGTCGGGCACTCTACGTGAACCAAGTTGTACACGTACCAACTTGCATCATTCAAGGCCCATCTAACTGCTCATTAGTTTGTGGAAATTTCTCCCCATGCCTTTGAATTGTCtgtgtttggttttatttgAGACAACCCGTCTTATTGGTTGCCTTCCTTCagaaatttacatgtttatgTGATGGACGCATAGGGCTTTCCAATTGGATGGTATTTGAAATAGATCATTTAATTTAtggtttaaattaaatattataaatctaaaagtATATCTAGTCTTATGGTATGAAAATTGTACACCGTTAAataaagatgattttttttagagagtttcaacctatgacatccgctcttgatgattgctttttatcatcagaccaagacaccaatcagtttttggtgtaggcagggattgaacccaaggtctcttatacaaccattagagattttaccagttgagctaactgaaacccactaAATAAAGATGATCTTGTTCCTATATTTTTACATCCATGCAACATTTAATGGATGGACTGTGTCTTTCATTTCTACAATCAatcattttccaattttatttgtatcatgTGCAAAGTTTGGATCACTTGTCGTGCTATTAGATGTAAAAGAATGTTGCTTCTACAAGGACTCCTTGTTATCAAGGGAGTACTCCCATGGAAGtgaataatttttcttatcaaagaCCATTCGGCAATTGGCACACCTCCGACATTCTCAATAGCAACATTTAGGATCTGGGGTCTCCACCCCTCAATTTAACAAAAGGATATATAGTaacacattttttgaaaattttatatattttgtattacGCTTTATTTGgtaggaaagaaaagagagagagagaatgaataaaaacCGTGTcaagattaaaagtttttctATTGTTTAAATGAGTAGAAAATAAGTGGGAAAGCAAAGAGAGTGGATGCTAATTTCCACCAGGTCCACTATAGTCATATGGGCCGAAAACCAAATAGtaattagatttaattaatatgCATTATGGAAAATTTTCACTGACCTTccctatggttttttttttaatttttaattttttatattacacTCACCTCTCctctaatttttaattagaaaccCTCCTCCCATAAATTACAAACTATTGACACTAACCTCCCTAGATgattgaaatatataatttaaaaatcttgaaataaaagatttaatttttttttctcaaatttccTATTAGAGGCGGTATACAAGTGGGgggtaaaatagaaaattcaagatttttaaattcttttttcaattatacAAAATTATCTACGGCAACCAAGTGTATCACTTAGAGCTTGTCTAACTGGTCCATGGAAATTAAGttatacaaaattatttacGGCAACCAAGTGCATCACTTAGAGCTCGTCTAATTGGTTGTTATTTTGTTGGACTTTGCCCTCCCTTTGGAAAATTTAGGCTTCTCTACATTGCGTTGTGAAAATGTTTATCTATATAAATGATCTCTCACTATAGCATGTTGCCTTTTACGAGGTGCTCATTTAATAATAGAAGCTCTGATACAGTTGTGTGATAGTGAAAACTCTAATATGAAATAACATTTGTGCAAATACTAGAAGTTCTAGTATCTCTTGTGCAATAAGACTCATAGATTGGAGCAAATAACAGAAAAGACAAATAAAGCACCAAGCacacaaaaatgcaagaaatTATGTGGTTTAACAAGTAGCCTATCTCCATGGAAAGAGAAATCAAATCCACTATATTCAATAATAATTGCAATGCACGATCTCTCTTACTCTCATCTGGGTATTCTTTTAACTCCATAGAATAAtcgattataaaaaaaaaaaaaatccatagaaTGATCGAATTGCTCTTcttctaaaattaattttctccTAGGAGAATTCTTCTTCTAATAatcttctcttcttctcaaGGAATCCAAATCCCCAAGATTTACCTTAAACTTTAACAAAAGACACAAGACAAGAAAAAATTCAAGCAAGACTACAATAGTAGCACAATAACTATTTcaagaaacccaaatcccaCAGTTTGCCTTAAACTTTTCCTAATGACACAAGACAAGAAAACAATGATGCggcactctcactctcactctcacatacactaAAACTAAATAGGTGGCTTTGTATATATACATGATAATAGTGGCTGGAGTGCACGATACATTGTTTGCCACCTACTTTAAGAATTGGCTAATAGTAGTCTTGTTATGGGCAAGGTGCTTATAATGTAGTGACATTGAAGCCATTATAACAAATTCCTATTTGGACTTGGGTCCTGTTTGACTTTTCAACTTTTCATGGCATGAAAAAGAAGTTGACTTGATTacttttttgaagttttttttgtaTAGAAGGAAAGTTTATTCATTGTCAAAAATTAAAGTATTCATTCttcaaaaaaagtaattaacatTTGTTTGTTAAGAGCCTTGTAGTTTAATTGATTGACATCTCCTGATATTTTTAGTGAAGacatttagggttcaaatcctcTTTTTCctattataactatcaaattatattatatagtgCACAAAAATTAGTGTAAGTAGTACTGTATTACAGTTTCAGCTATCACACAATAGGCTTCCAAGCTATACAAAAATGGGCTCTCTTCCTCTGtgaattagatttttttcctaGGAAATGAAAAATCCAACTACAGATATATGAGGTGCAAATAACAAAGGataaacataatatatatatataaaaaaatcaaagtaaacaCATTAATCATGTAGTTttccttataaattttttttatgaagattAACTAAACGAATTTCAAGGATCATGGATATATATACTGAAAAATTCAATATTGATCCTAGTAATCTAATTATCGCATTTTTTGCCACTTGTATCCTAATTAATCATTAACAATTTAACAAtgaccatgataaaacaccaaCATGAATATCACCACAATCcaaaagcaataaaataaagcaaaaatatGACACAAGAATTTTCATGATGAGTGGAAAACTTTTGTAgaacttttaaaagaaaatccacttcGGATAACCAATCCCACATGAAGTTTCACGATAAGATAAGATTCTTACTGCTAGCCTATACTTACAAAACTTTGCAAAGTTAGAATTGATGTGTCACCTAGCAAATGACCGATTTGTCTCCCACTGCAGATTAGAATGTCCACCATGAATGAACTCATTTGCACCAATCCATAACTTCAGTATGATAGTGTACTCACTGACAAAGGTTCAGAATTTCTGTTCTTTGGATGGAAATCAGTTTAGGTTCACAGTGTGAAAAGAATGGGAGAAATATTTTCTCCATTTAGGCTCAGAGCAAGAAGGCTTCTTAGAAAGCTTTTTGTACAACATCCTCTCTTTTGAAAGTCGTTCATCAAAGGGTACGTATTTATAGGTAGGTAAAAGTTTAGGTTAAATCAATTTGCAAAATTGGTTCTCACTTGAGCAAAGGTCGAGCAAAGTCTCGATCtgcctagtttttttttaagtgagtcCCGAGCTAGCTCGAGGGAACCATCTAAAACTTGAGATCTTCAGCGAttcctaattttaaaattgacctaaattttttgcaatgaTTACAACCCTCATTAGCACCTGTTTTGGCACATGGAATTTTGCAGCACAACATAAGTCCTAGCAATCTTCTCCTTTGACAATTCTCTAATAAGACATTACATATAACTCAATAAAACAAAACGCGaccctaaaaccaaaaaaactaGGACTATTAATTTTGCAAGATTGACCACCAATCTTGATGCCAAAGATTAGCGTGAAGTCATTAGGTATAAAGTTACCTTGCCTACATTTAAAAGTGAAAGGTATTTGGTGGTTTCCCAGAATAATTCTCCTAGAGCACTAAATATAATCAAATCCTTACTCATGATCGATGATGATCTTCTTTCATCGTGATAGCATCGATGATGATCTTCTTTGGAGTTCCTCCCTTCACATGTTGAATCAAATTGTTGATGTAAGTTCTTTCATTATCAAGTGTTGTCGTCGTCCCTCCAGCTGAAGGCCAACCAGTCTCCGATATAACAATCACCAAAGACCCCCCACCGGCCCTCTCTAAAGCCGTGTAAACAGCATCGAGAATGGCATTGAAAAGGTTGCGATAACTGACTGGAGGATCACTCACTACAGTTGAAGGAGCAGTGAAAAGATCATAGTCAAGGCGGATGCTATTGAGGTTATCCTTGTAACTAATACAAGGGTACAAGTTAACAAGTAATGGGGACTTGTTGTTCACTAAGAAGCTGATGATAGGATCAAGAAATGGTCAAAATTCGGGCTTAAGGGAGCCATTTGATGGAGGGTAGGATACTATTAGGATTCCGGTGTCAACGGCAGTGGAAACTTTGATTTGGTTGCCAAGGCCAGCAGTGGAAATtgcattttgtatgtttctcaaGGCAGGGACAACAAACCTTGCATTTGGACCTAAGGGGTCTACTTCATTTCCAACTGCAATGTTTTTGAATTTGACATTGCCATACTTTTTCACATGGTTTTGGATCCATGTGTTTGCATTGGCTTGGTTGGAAGCAATGTTTCCAAGCTGACCATTGGGGACACCAAGGATGAGCTCAATATTGGCGCCTATGAGGGCTTGTAGAGCAGCTTGGTTTGGATCATAGAGTCTCCTTCTTTGGATATTATATTGGTTGTAAAGCGCTACCACTTCTCGTTGTGGTGGTAGGTTGCCAAGCATTCCATAACAAACACCTATTTGGGCACCTACAGTACATCATACAAGAAGTCAGTAATTGTACACATGTTCTTTCTGAACGAATATTTTTGAGTAGGGATGACCATACCCATTGGGTAATGGATATCCAACCTTACCCGATCCAAATATTCCGGGTAATACCTGGTTCTTCATGGATAGAGCTTAaccgggtagggtatggatattaccCGAATTGtttgggtagggtatggatattatccaAACCCGACCtgtactaaaaaaaaacctaaacctCTCTCACCGtcactcacactctctctctctggcaATAAGATTAGCTTTGGCGGAGCAGAGAGAGTACGAGATTTTGATACATTCATGAATGAGTGAGTATAACAGAATGTGaaagattaagagagagatagaaactCACTTGCTACCAATAAAATGACGACGTGCTGTGGAATTCCCTTTCTCCTAACCCGGAGCCAAGCTTTTTCTTTTAACCGGAGTCGTTTCTTATACACTTCTCAACACTCGctctcctcttctttttcttcaataccTGGGACACCGCTCTAACTTAAGCTCTTTACTTGTCCCTCACTCACCACaggaaagaattttttattgtttatttctttaaaatcaccaagattcaatataaaaacaatttttccttggatttttttttaatttttaatttttttatacacacAACAAGAATGGAGATGTCTTTGGGATACAAACTAacatataattttgtaaaatttttttttattgattagttttttcttttttaagattggttagtttttacttttacgttaaaatgttttgaattaaaaaaaaaataaatgggcTTTGGGTTTCTGGAAGGGTATGGATATCCATGGATAATATATTCGGGTAAGATTCGGATATGGATACTAATGGGTATTGATATTCGGGTATCCATGGGCAGACTATTGGATAGGGTATGGGTATACCtgatccataccctacccatggCCATCCCTATTTTTGAGGATGTTGTATTAATTAAACTACTAAGTTACCCCGTGCGATGCATGGAtagttttgtaatattttatgtaagacgGTTTTAgataatattgtatatatattataaagaaaaagtaaactaaatcaaagtaaagaaatatatacattttgagatattaaaaattagtttagtagcTTCACTGTATATTTGTAGCCTTCTTAAggtaagattattattatttttttaaatcataaaacaaaaaataaatgcaaaaaagtAACGGAACtatgaaaatcaactaatttgtgttgtgttctcATTAAAGTACGTCCAACTCTCTGACCGTCTTCCACTTATCGATAGTGCGACATTAAGACATGGTGTGGGCAAGTGTGCATGCATGTGTCTTAtagataatttaaaattaatcatgGTATAATATGACTTTACATTCCGCACCAAattttctctctacttatatacccaaagcAAAAACTATCCAATCAAATTATCTAAACCTAAATTATATTTAAGgccctaattaaaaaaaaaaattactcgtAGGGGTTTTGgtgtcttgatggtggtgggaggctAGTATAACGGAGGTGATGATCCTTCAGAAtcctttttctctctgtttcaaatgttttgttagtctcaagtcttttattttggttatatatagtgaaatagtgCGTTTCATTTAACAACCCACacatttttgtgtctctctatctctctccaagGCCTTATCCAGttaattattactattagtccttacttattattattattattattattattattattattattattattattattattatttgcttttaaaaaaaaaaactaaaacagtagatatgctaaaagacatgaagaatagAGAAATGTGTGgtgtaagcttaggcaattaatgacatattaatgagataacagtaaaattaGTTAATGTTAActtttgggtaatagtaaaaaaaacttaatgaaagaggtaaaaaaaatgttaaatacaaaattagagCACCACTTGGCAAGACTTCATGCACTTTCATATGAGGtctttgcatatatatattattgattaGGAATAAAAAACTATGAATGTATGGAATAAGATCCTCTAGAGTTTTTAGAGTAACTCTACCACAAAGTTCCTAAAATGACATAGCGAAATCTAAtccattcatttcaaaatgaatTCATTAGATATTTAGGAACATCGTAGTAGAGTTACGTAAGAGACTTTTAACGATCCTAATCTGAGGGCCTAGAAAAAGGATCATGATCCCACAAATGCTAAGATGGGGTTAAGAGAGATTTTAGGACACACATATGGTGCAAATTGAGAGAGACCTGTTACACAGATCCACAactcaaaagagagagaggggagatGCCTTTGTCATTATTTGGTATAATAGAAAGTCTATACAGACACAAATACAATTTAATGCCAAAGTAGCCAATAAAGCCAGTTATTATTAATACTAACTTTCTCTAGAAAGATCAATAGGAAGAGGGAAGCCACTATTGCTCATTAATGCTTCTTATTatcaaaagtcacaaaagataaaCCTTTTCCTCAGCCTTGAGTAATCCTGTCCTTATCATCTTCATTCCTACAGCTGCATAGAATTTCAAGGCATTTACGCCACAGGTGACCTCATCCGCAAGTCCAAAACCTTGCCCTGATTTTGGACTTGATCGAGCCTGGAAATAAAAGGTAATACGAGAAGGTAGACGGATTTCATCCTCACTAcaactgataaaaaaaataacataaataaagaggttaaaaatgaccaaatataTCGTCTTCAACCTGATTAAGAAAAACAATAAGAGTTTGAGATTCGCATAATGAGTAATTGATTTTTCTAAGTGCTTGGGTCATTATTTGGGATTAAGTAAAACAATAAGAGTTTGAGATTGGCATAATGAGTAATTGATTTTTCTAATGAGCAATATGACCTGTGACACTAAGCCATATCATGAGGTACCCAAATAAGTTCAAGATTGCCCCAATTAAGAGGACCAACCATGGGGGTGTGATCTCGTTGATAAGCCCAGATAGGATTCCAAGGTTTCCACCCATTAAGGTTTAAGATAAGCACTCTCGAGGCATGGACTTACTTATGAGGAGGGAGTTAAGTACTTGCAATTTATATGGGAATGTGTAtcttattttatattctttcaAGGCCTTTACTGGCATCTATTTAGATGGGTGCATGGTGGGCAGCTGCAATATATCAGTTTTGTTTGAAAAGGTTCATGTAATATACTtatatgccaaaaaaaaaaaaaattcacacacaaATACATTCAATATGGCGGTGCAGTTTTGttcgagtccaaatcttctgtcccacttttcctgctctactctatactccaccaataaaacttgccacgtgttcatctaattaattaaatactatcattattgacttattaatgctacagttattaattaatagtagtatttaattaattaggtgaacacgtggcaagtttttattggtggagtatagagtggagcaggaaaagtgggacagaagatttggactcgttTTGTTCTGCCCTCCcaccaaaaaaacacaaaaaaaaacactaaatatttacaattatatgtTTTGATATGCAcattttaacacaaaaatataatttttatacatttatGTCATGGAAAGAGAGTGAAGGGGGAATGGGGGATGCCTTTGTCATTATTTGGTATAATAGAAAGTCTATACAGACACATAAATACAATTTAATGCCAAAGTACCCAATAAAGCCAGTTATTATTAATACTAACTTTCTCTAGAAAGATCAATAGGAAGAGGGAAGCcaccatttttatttatttatttaggtgaacaacaacaacaaagccttagtcccaaatcTTTTGGGGTGGGCTATAGATCTACAACAAATTAATTAGGGTTGGCtatatgtattcttttcctccattctatGCTATTCAAAGTCATAATCATTGTAACTTCCTTAATTGACACGTCTTTTTTTACTACTAATACAACtactactaatattatttttcgtTCTCATCTACCATTTTTTGTTCTCTCAACTTAAATTAACTCACTCTTTCTTACCTGTGCATTAATCGCTTTCCTCTGagcatgataaaaaaaatatgttgttttaattaCTCGATATTTTTAGGTTAGATGTCAGTTCCTGTTAGTTCATGTGTTAATAATCGTCAACTCTGGCATTAAAGTCAACGATCAACCAtgcaaaaagtcaacggtcaaagttAACTAGAGGCGGTCAATAGAAGTCAGTCGAGATGACGTCAGCAAGATGAT
This genomic stretch from Castanea sativa cultivar Marrone di Chiusa Pesio chromosome 9, ASM4071231v1 harbors:
- the LOC142609247 gene encoding glucan endo-1,3-beta-glucosidase, basic isoform-like encodes the protein MSEVCQLPNVFSIAKSGHAGKSPSNISTIMLVLGLLMASLGTTVATTGICYGMLGDNLPSPGEVINMYKQNNIGRMRLYGQNYDAFQALRATNIELMLGVPNEELQSIASSQDYANKWIRNNVQNYGDVKFKYIAVGNEIEPNGPYAQFLYPAMEHIQTAIYNADLGYKNIKVSTPIYQAALAESYPPSKGSFTSEYRSFLDPIIGFLVNHKYPLLVNMYPYYSYIENTKDIRLEYALFTSPSVVVQDGKHGYQNIFDAILDAFYSALEKANGGSLDIVVSETGWPSDGGQATYFEYASLYNKILIKHVQGGTPKRPIGPIETYMFTMFNKNKKTPNYEKYWELFYPNKQPKYQIKFS